One Gammaproteobacteria bacterium genomic window carries:
- the mnmE gene encoding tRNA uridine-5-carboxymethylaminomethyl(34) synthesis GTPase MnmE — protein sequence MNSHVDTIAAIATPAGRGGVGVVRVSGPDAAGIAVAVLGRVPEPRRAEYRTFRAEDGSALDTGLALYFPRPHSFTGEDVLELHGHGGPVVLDRLLQRLLALGARHARPGEFSERAFLNDKIDLAQAEAIADLIDSASEQAARAALRSLAGDFSRRVHSLAEALAELRVYIEAAIDFPEEEIDFLADADLRRRFIDLKAGLGAVMDAAQQGCLLREGIRVVIAGRPNAGKSSLLNRLAQRETAIVSEIPGTTRDVLREYIAIDGLPLHVIDTAGLRDSADPVERIGIGRAWSEIESADRILLVTDSTQSRAEEDAALLNDRPELQARLTLVHNKIDLGGPPPALKEHGDGRAEVWLSATTGAGIEQLRAHLKTCMGYQPAGEGVFSARRRHLDALARAGHNLSEALRQLEEARAGELAAEELRQAQQALGEITGEVTSDDLLGRIFASFCIGK from the coding sequence ATGAACAGTCATGTCGACACCATCGCGGCGATCGCCACCCCGGCGGGGCGGGGCGGCGTCGGGGTGGTGCGCGTGTCCGGGCCGGATGCCGCCGGTATCGCCGTCGCCGTCCTCGGACGGGTGCCGGAACCGCGCCGTGCCGAATACCGCACCTTCCGCGCGGAGGACGGCTCGGCACTCGACACCGGTCTCGCCCTGTACTTTCCGCGCCCGCATTCCTTCACCGGCGAGGACGTGCTGGAGCTGCACGGGCACGGCGGCCCCGTGGTGCTCGACCGCCTGCTGCAGCGACTGCTTGCGCTCGGTGCGCGCCATGCCCGACCCGGCGAGTTTTCCGAGCGCGCGTTTCTGAATGACAAGATCGACCTAGCGCAGGCCGAGGCCATCGCCGACCTCATCGACAGCGCCTCGGAACAGGCGGCGCGCGCAGCGCTGCGCTCGCTCGCCGGAGATTTCTCCCGCCGTGTTCACTCGCTCGCCGAGGCCCTGGCCGAGCTGCGGGTGTACATCGAGGCGGCGATTGATTTTCCCGAGGAGGAGATCGACTTCCTCGCCGACGCGGATCTGCGCCGGCGATTCATTGACCTGAAGGCCGGACTGGGTGCGGTCATGGATGCGGCGCAGCAAGGGTGTCTGCTGCGCGAAGGCATCCGCGTGGTGATTGCCGGCCGGCCCAACGCCGGCAAGTCGAGCCTGCTCAATCGGCTCGCGCAGCGCGAGACCGCGATCGTCTCCGAGATCCCGGGCACGACGCGCGATGTGCTGCGCGAATACATCGCCATTGACGGCCTTCCGCTGCACGTGATCGACACCGCAGGCCTGCGCGACAGCGCCGATCCGGTCGAGCGGATCGGCATCGGCCGCGCCTGGTCCGAGATCGAGTCGGCCGACCGCATCCTGTTGGTGACTGACAGCACACAATCCCGCGCGGAGGAGGACGCCGCACTGCTGAACGACCGGCCCGAACTCCAGGCGCGGCTCACTCTGGTCCACAACAAGATCGACCTGGGCGGACCGCCGCCCGCGCTGAAGGAGCACGGCGATGGCAGGGCGGAGGTCTGGCTCTCCGCAACGACCGGGGCGGGCATCGAGCAGCTGCGCGCCCATCTCAAGACCTGCATGGGCTATCAACCCGCCGGAGAGGGTGTCTTCAGCGCGCGGCGGCGACACCTCGACGCGCTGGCGCGCGCCGGCCACAATCTGTCCGAGGCGCTGCGCCAGCTCGAAGAGGCGCGCGCGGGGGAGCTCGCCGCGGAGGAACTGCGCCAGGCCCAGCAGGCCCTGGGCGAGATCACCGGCGAGGTCACGAGCGACGACCTGCTCGGACGGATATTTGCCAGCTTCTGCATCGGAAAATAG
- a CDS encoding GGDEF domain-containing protein: MENPYSDGHDQAAEYLRLALLILSKHKLPVSPLNYRMAYDGAAGNSDVLKQALDEAVLLPDKPLAEHLWETYRRSYIQDDETLDNIRQELKLLITNMQQDMDRSGGTLQGYSARLGQFLTVLGASTSLRDMQIEVKRVIDDTRAAEQSHRQFEAQISQISGELESLRSELMQVKQASLTDSLTGISNRGAFDIHLEQALGSAQQGRSSLCLLLADIDFFKKINDSYGHLVGDKVLRYVAVTLKRCLKGSDFVARFGGEEFAVLLPDTDINGAYAVAEKIRQAICSGRLKDMNSGKAYSTVTISIGVAQSAGDDRPGDLIDRADRMLYQAKSGGRNRCEKAA, translated from the coding sequence ATGGAAAATCCATACAGCGACGGCCATGATCAGGCCGCAGAATATCTCCGCCTCGCCCTGCTGATCCTGTCCAAACACAAGCTGCCGGTATCGCCGCTGAATTACCGGATGGCCTATGACGGCGCCGCCGGCAACAGCGACGTACTGAAACAGGCGCTCGATGAGGCGGTGCTGCTTCCGGATAAACCGCTGGCGGAACATCTGTGGGAGACCTACCGGCGATCCTATATCCAGGATGATGAGACGCTGGACAACATCCGCCAGGAACTCAAGCTGCTCATCACCAACATGCAGCAGGACATGGATAGATCCGGCGGCACGCTCCAGGGCTACTCGGCGCGTCTGGGTCAGTTTCTGACCGTGCTGGGCGCGTCAACGTCGCTGCGCGACATGCAGATCGAGGTCAAGCGCGTAATCGACGATACACGGGCGGCGGAACAGTCACATCGGCAGTTCGAGGCCCAGATCAGCCAGATCTCAGGCGAACTGGAGTCCCTGAGGAGCGAATTGATGCAAGTGAAGCAGGCATCACTGACGGATTCGCTGACCGGAATCTCCAACCGGGGCGCCTTCGACATCCACCTGGAGCAGGCGCTCGGTTCGGCGCAGCAGGGGCGATCCTCGCTGTGCCTGCTGCTGGCCGATATCGATTTTTTCAAAAAGATCAATGATTCCTACGGCCACCTGGTCGGCGACAAGGTGTTGCGCTATGTCGCCGTTACGCTGAAGCGCTGCCTGAAAGGCAGTGATTTCGTCGCCCGCTTCGGCGGAGAGGAATTTGCCGTGCTGCTCCCCGACACCGACATCAACGGGGCCTACGCCGTTGCCGAGAAGATCCGTCAGGCGATTTGCAGTGGGCGGCTGAAGGATATGAATTCGGGCAAGGCCTATTCGACGGTCACGATATCCATCGGTGTCGCGCAGTCCGCAGGCGATGACCGGCCCGGGGATCTGATCGATCGGGCCGACCGCATGCTCTATCAGGCGAAATCGGGCGGACGGAACCGCTGCGAGAAGGCTGCCTGA
- the cheY gene encoding chemotaxis response regulator CheY produces MHKDLKFLIVDDFSTMRRIVKNLLHDLGYTNVTEADDGKTALPMLQAGNFDFLITDWNMPGMPGIELLKAVRADARLARLPVLMLTAEAKREQIIEAAQAGVNGYVIKPFTAATLKEKLDKIFATLAAA; encoded by the coding sequence ATGCACAAGGATCTGAAATTTCTCATTGTGGACGACTTTTCCACCATGCGGCGCATCGTCAAGAATCTCTTGCACGATCTGGGCTACACCAACGTCACCGAGGCCGACGACGGCAAGACCGCGCTGCCCATGCTGCAGGCGGGGAACTTCGATTTCCTCATCACCGACTGGAACATGCCTGGCATGCCCGGGATTGAATTGCTCAAAGCTGTGCGCGCCGACGCGCGTCTCGCCAGGCTGCCGGTGCTTATGCTGACCGCGGAGGCCAAGCGCGAGCAGATCATCGAAGCGGCACAGGCAGGTGTCAACGGGTATGTCATCAAACCCTTCACCGCCGCCACCCTGAAGGAAAAGCTCGACAAGATCTTCGCCACCCTGGCAGCGGCCTGA
- a CDS encoding protein phosphatase CheZ produces MSAASDDIQLQYALLMSALAGAFERRDAAAFHHTLDEMARLREGSVLAKLGAVTHDIESALARFCADTRMSSLAEKEVPDARLRLEHVLKLTDEAAHHTMDLVEQAHAPAERTSRSVAQLTPMWQDFRAAGARAVLQEHPGLMQSMDAFLEHARTDAEHVQHNLKEVMLAQGYQDLSGQIIRGVMKLIVELEGALVSLVRLSRCQPAHSPDVTVHPAASGNTQGHGPVVPHVSDAGAVNGQDDIDALLSHLNI; encoded by the coding sequence GTGTCCGCCGCGAGCGACGACATCCAGCTGCAATACGCCTTGCTGATGAGCGCCCTTGCAGGCGCGTTTGAACGGCGTGACGCGGCCGCCTTCCATCACACACTCGACGAGATGGCGCGCCTGCGCGAAGGCAGCGTGCTCGCGAAGCTCGGCGCAGTGACGCATGATATCGAATCCGCCCTGGCGCGCTTCTGCGCTGACACGCGCATGAGCAGTCTGGCGGAGAAGGAGGTGCCGGACGCACGCCTGCGGCTCGAACACGTGCTCAAACTGACCGACGAGGCCGCTCATCACACCATGGACCTGGTCGAACAGGCCCACGCCCCGGCGGAGCGCACCAGCCGCTCGGTGGCGCAGCTGACACCCATGTGGCAGGACTTCCGCGCGGCGGGCGCCCGTGCGGTATTGCAGGAACACCCCGGGCTGATGCAGTCAATGGATGCCTTTCTCGAACACGCGCGCACGGACGCTGAGCATGTGCAGCACAATTTGAAGGAAGTGATGCTGGCCCAGGGATATCAGGATCTCTCCGGGCAGATCATCCGCGGTGTAATGAAGCTGATCGTCGAGCTTGAAGGCGCCCTGGTGTCTCTCGTCCGGCTGTCGCGCTGCCAGCCGGCGCATTCCCCGGATGTCACCGTTCACCCGGCGGCAAGCGGCAATACGCAGGGTCATGGGCCGGTAGTCCCGCACGTCAGCGACGCCGGCGCCGTCAACGGGCAGGATGACATCGACGCCCTGCTCTCTCATCTCAATATCTGA
- a CDS encoding STAS domain-containing protein encodes MLGASCTIEDVAQLRNDLIAHLAANKPIIIDATRVERIDAAGAQLLVAFAIDCLVQGVAFAWKQRPAALDEAIRLLGLGALMESPGAVFDVEGAS; translated from the coding sequence GTGCTGGGGGCTTCCTGCACGATCGAGGATGTAGCACAGCTGCGCAACGATCTCATCGCGCATCTCGCCGCAAACAAGCCCATCATCATCGACGCCACCCGGGTCGAACGCATCGACGCGGCCGGGGCGCAACTGCTGGTGGCGTTCGCCATCGATTGCCTGGTCCAAGGTGTCGCTTTCGCATGGAAGCAGCGCCCGGCCGCACTCGATGAGGCGATACGCCTCCTCGGGCTGGGCGCGCTGATGGAGAGTCCGGGTGCGGTATTCGATGTCGAGGGAGCGTCATGA
- a CDS encoding chemotaxis protein CheA produces the protein MTIDLAQFHEMFFQESAEALDTMEQTLLQITDGTVDKEQIDTIFRVAHSIKGGSATFGFTGIATFTHTIETLLDLVRTGRIGITPAEMDLLLRSVDVMREMLSAEQHKRPLDEKAVAELQDSVKAVIARASGEAPVPVSAAAQAAPKQEPEPQQSVQHTAADRWQIDFRPGENLLARGNDPLRIFRELSRIGDISVRVDAGSLPPLAQLDPHRCYLNWHIELAGPKEKEALDQVFDWIGDDADIKITAPATLPTAALETASAPEPAVAQAAAPAPGKAPEARVSQAEAPKAAASESTSIRVSIEKIDELINTVGELVITQSVLSQLMVNMDGPQSEQLRNGLGHLERQMRALQESVMRVRMLPISFVFNRLPRMVRDLSQKLGKRIELKMTGEHTELDKTVLEKIGDPLVHLVRNSIDHGIESAEKRRAAGKPEAGTIHLNAYHKGGNIMVEVIDDGAGLNRERILAKARERGLIGPEEELSDDRIYNLIFQPGFSTAEKVTDVSGRGVGMDVVRRNIMELGGNVQIFSNTDHGSTVRIRLPLTLAILDGQLVRVGREVYVIPLVSIVETIQVRREQINSVAGGRAELLRLREECIPIIRLYQLFEVQSDTTDLDDGLLTIVESDGQRMGIFVDELQAQQQVVIKSLETNFRQLTGISGATMLGDGRVALILDVPGLIALFESRERQLRDDRQAAVRNAA, from the coding sequence ATGACAATCGATCTTGCGCAGTTTCATGAGATGTTTTTCCAGGAGAGCGCGGAGGCGCTCGACACCATGGAGCAGACGCTGCTCCAGATCACCGACGGAACGGTGGATAAGGAACAGATCGATACGATTTTCCGCGTGGCGCACTCGATCAAGGGCGGCAGTGCCACCTTCGGGTTTACCGGCATCGCCACTTTCACTCATACCATCGAGACGCTGCTCGATCTGGTACGCACCGGTCGGATCGGCATCACTCCGGCTGAAATGGACCTGTTGCTGCGGTCGGTGGACGTGATGCGCGAGATGTTGTCGGCGGAACAGCACAAGCGCCCGCTCGACGAGAAGGCGGTAGCGGAACTGCAGGACAGCGTCAAGGCGGTCATCGCGCGCGCCAGCGGAGAAGCACCCGTACCCGTGTCTGCCGCTGCGCAAGCCGCACCCAAACAGGAACCCGAACCGCAGCAATCCGTTCAACACACGGCGGCAGACCGCTGGCAGATCGATTTCCGCCCGGGAGAAAACCTGCTCGCGCGCGGCAACGATCCCTTGCGCATCTTCCGCGAGCTCTCCCGCATCGGGGACATAAGCGTGCGGGTGGACGCGGGCAGTCTGCCCCCGCTGGCGCAACTCGATCCGCACCGCTGTTATTTGAACTGGCATATCGAACTTGCCGGCCCGAAGGAGAAAGAGGCCCTCGATCAGGTATTCGACTGGATCGGCGACGACGCTGACATCAAGATCACCGCGCCCGCAACGCTGCCAACGGCGGCGCTCGAAACCGCATCCGCGCCGGAACCTGCCGTGGCGCAGGCCGCGGCTCCCGCGCCCGGCAAGGCTCCGGAGGCGCGCGTCTCCCAGGCCGAGGCGCCCAAGGCCGCGGCAAGCGAGTCGACCTCGATCCGCGTCAGCATCGAGAAGATCGACGAGCTGATCAACACGGTGGGAGAGCTCGTGATCACCCAGTCCGTACTGAGCCAGCTGATGGTAAACATGGACGGACCGCAGTCGGAACAGCTGCGCAACGGTCTCGGACACCTCGAGCGCCAGATGCGGGCCCTGCAGGAAAGCGTTATGCGCGTGCGCATGCTGCCGATCAGCTTCGTGTTCAACCGTCTTCCGCGCATGGTGCGCGACCTCAGCCAGAAGCTCGGCAAGCGCATCGAACTGAAGATGACCGGAGAGCACACCGAGCTGGACAAGACGGTGCTGGAAAAGATCGGCGACCCGCTCGTTCACCTGGTGCGCAACAGCATCGACCACGGCATCGAGTCCGCAGAGAAACGCCGTGCGGCGGGCAAGCCAGAGGCCGGCACCATCCATCTGAATGCCTATCACAAGGGCGGCAACATCATGGTCGAGGTGATCGACGACGGCGCCGGCCTGAACCGCGAACGCATCCTGGCCAAGGCGCGCGAGCGCGGCCTGATCGGCCCGGAGGAGGAGCTTTCCGACGACCGCATCTACAACCTGATCTTCCAGCCCGGCTTTTCCACCGCGGAAAAGGTCACCGACGTATCCGGCCGCGGTGTCGGCATGGACGTCGTGCGACGCAACATCATGGAGCTGGGCGGCAACGTACAGATCTTCTCCAATACGGATCACGGCAGCACGGTGCGCATCCGCCTCCCGCTCACGCTTGCGATCCTCGACGGCCAGCTCGTGCGCGTCGGCCGCGAGGTGTATGTCATCCCGCTGGTGTCGATCGTCGAGACGATCCAGGTACGGCGCGAGCAGATCAACTCTGTGGCCGGCGGCCGCGCCGAGCTGTTGCGCCTGCGCGAGGAGTGTATCCCGATCATACGCCTGTATCAGTTGTTCGAGGTGCAGTCGGATACCACCGATCTCGACGACGGCCTGCTGACCATCGTCGAATCCGACGGCCAGCGCATGGGCATCTTCGTGGACGAACTGCAGGCGCAGCAGCAGGTGGTGATCAAGAGTCTGGAAACCAATTTCCGCCAGCTGACCGGCATCTCGGGGGCGACCATGCTGGGAGACGGCCGGGTGGCATTGATCCTCGACGTTCCCGGCCTGATCGCGCTGTTTGAATCCCGTGAAAGGCAGCTGCGCGACGACCGACAGGCCGCTGTGCGGAATGCAGCGTGA
- a CDS encoding purine-binding chemotaxis protein CheW gives MVTGSQYLTFLCAGEEYGIDILRVQEIKGWEGATHVPHTPAYILGVMNLRGLIVPVIDLRTRFNLEQRPFNASTVVIVLRVQCAMAEKTVGIVVDAVSEVYTFPAEAIMPPPEMGEQIDGTCVNGLAGVDDKMIMLLDIDRLIASSIDGI, from the coding sequence ATGGTGACGGGCTCGCAGTACCTCACCTTCCTCTGCGCGGGAGAAGAGTACGGGATCGACATCCTGCGCGTGCAGGAGATCAAGGGCTGGGAGGGCGCCACTCACGTGCCGCACACCCCGGCCTATATTCTGGGCGTGATGAATCTTCGCGGGTTGATTGTCCCGGTGATCGACCTGCGCACACGATTCAATCTCGAACAGCGGCCATTTAATGCCTCCACCGTGGTGATCGTGCTGCGGGTGCAGTGCGCCATGGCAGAGAAGACCGTTGGCATCGTCGTCGATGCGGTATCCGAGGTTTACACCTTCCCGGCCGAGGCGATCATGCCACCGCCGGAGATGGGTGAACAGATCGACGGGACGTGTGTGAACGGCCTGGCCGGGGTGGATGACAAGATGATCATGCTGCTCGATATCGACAGACTGATCGCATCGAGCATCGATGGCATTTAG
- a CDS encoding HAMP domain-containing protein, with translation MEFLRKRTVTVRVMEAFAVLIVLAAGLSIYVHGRLSDIDERKARLDEIRVLTTEARLLRLSVSNLRLSFAAASLTRDRGIVDRKATPHYEQALGALKRMVLQDQRVDSGALGDIAVLESGLHRMHQSGGRMFEAYSRDWVQGNMAMAEHDRICDPVIKAVDASVVNLDRVYAELSAANSQAIHGLVLTMLAMAGLIVLVGVTSALMLARRITRPMRIMRESIIRLVRGDLTHRTEIRDSSEFGELTAMIDELTDTLKDVVTGMIDGAANISIGSRQIARGIEDVSRHRADQVSSLEQAAASSEAIASALHRSADNAQQMGRLVKAALEEAEAGGNVLRDTAVAISDVDGSSGKITGIFRVVDDIASRANLLALKAVVEAARAGEQDNDFAGVATEAHELAQRSAAAAREIRGLIDDNLWRVKLGRQLVDQSGEMLDRVIANVRTISGDTVEVSSASREQSAGIERINQAVLQMGVMSERDAVLVGQAFTATRAMEEQSRRLLECIAFFKMHRVGRAAAAGNRAERPVAMPRYLQEEMMGVTAG, from the coding sequence ATGGAGTTTTTGCGCAAACGCACCGTCACGGTCAGGGTCATGGAGGCCTTCGCGGTGCTGATCGTCCTGGCGGCAGGCCTGTCGATCTATGTGCACGGCAGGCTGAGCGACATCGACGAGAGGAAGGCCCGCCTCGATGAGATACGCGTCTTGACGACAGAGGCGAGGCTGCTGCGGCTCTCGGTGTCCAACCTCAGGCTTTCTTTCGCCGCTGCCTCGCTGACCCGGGATCGCGGCATCGTCGACCGCAAGGCAACACCGCATTACGAGCAGGCGCTGGGTGCGCTCAAACGCATGGTTTTACAGGATCAGCGGGTCGACAGCGGAGCCCTGGGCGATATCGCCGTCCTCGAGAGCGGCCTGCACCGGATGCACCAGTCAGGGGGCCGCATGTTCGAGGCGTATTCCCGCGACTGGGTCCAGGGGAACATGGCGATGGCGGAGCATGATCGAATCTGCGATCCGGTGATCAAGGCCGTGGACGCGAGCGTTGTGAATCTCGACCGGGTGTACGCGGAACTTTCCGCCGCGAACTCACAGGCCATACACGGGCTTGTCCTCACCATGCTGGCCATGGCAGGACTGATCGTGCTCGTCGGCGTGACCTCGGCGTTGATGCTCGCGCGCCGGATTACGCGACCGATGCGGATCATGCGGGAATCCATCATCCGCCTGGTCCGGGGCGATCTCACCCATCGGACGGAGATCAGGGACAGCAGCGAGTTCGGCGAGCTGACGGCGATGATCGACGAACTGACGGACACGCTGAAGGACGTCGTCACCGGGATGATCGACGGGGCCGCCAACATCTCCATAGGATCCAGGCAGATCGCGCGCGGGATCGAGGATGTTTCCCGGCACCGTGCAGATCAGGTATCCAGCCTGGAACAGGCGGCCGCCTCTTCGGAGGCAATCGCATCCGCCCTGCACCGGAGCGCGGATAACGCCCAGCAGATGGGCCGCCTGGTCAAGGCGGCGCTTGAGGAGGCTGAGGCTGGCGGTAACGTTCTCCGTGACACGGCGGTCGCGATTTCCGATGTCGACGGGTCCAGCGGCAAGATCACCGGCATCTTCCGGGTCGTCGATGACATCGCCTCGCGGGCCAACCTCCTTGCGCTCAAGGCCGTGGTCGAGGCGGCGCGCGCCGGCGAACAGGACAACGATTTCGCCGGCGTTGCAACCGAGGCGCATGAGCTGGCGCAGCGCAGCGCGGCGGCAGCCAGGGAAATCAGGGGGTTGATCGATGACAATCTGTGGAGGGTCAAGCTCGGCAGGCAATTGGTCGATCAATCGGGAGAGATGCTCGACAGGGTTATCGCGAATGTAAGAACGATTTCTGGCGACACAGTGGAGGTCTCCAGCGCGAGCCGGGAACAATCGGCGGGTATCGAGCGGATCAACCAGGCTGTACTGCAGATGGGTGTGATGAGCGAACGGGACGCGGTGCTGGTCGGACAGGCGTTCACCGCCACCCGCGCGATGGAGGAGCAGTCGCGCAGACTGCTTGAATGCATCGCCTTTTTCAAGATGCATCGGGTCGGGAGGGCGGCAGCTGCGGGCAACCGCGCCGAGCGTCCAGTCGCCATGCCGCGTTACTTACAAGAAGAGATGATGGGCGTGACCGCAGGCTAG